From Saccharibacillus brassicae:
GTGCTGCTGAAGGAAACGCAGAAAACGTACCAGCTCAAATCCGGCGGGCGCGACATCGTGCCGATTCCGGGGACCCGCGATTTCGAGGTGACGCTGCGCTTCGAATCGCATCCGGACGAGAAGCTGTTCGGGATGGGGCAGTACCAGCAGTCGCTGCTCAATCTCAAAGGCTGCCGACTGGAGCTTACCCACCGCAACAGCCAGACCAGCGTCCCGTTTCTGCTGTCGGACCGCGGGTACGGCATGCTGTGGCATAACCCGGCGATCGGGCAGGCCAGCTTCAACGTCAACGTGACCGAATGGGCGGCCAAGTCGACCAAGCAGCTCGATTACTGGATCGTCGCGGGCGACACGCCGGCGCAGATCGAAGAAGCGTACGCCGACGCCACGGGCAAAGTCCCGATGATGCCGGATTACGCGATGGGCTTCTGGCAGTGCAAGCTGCGCTACCGCAGCCAGGAAGAACTGCTGGGCGTCGCGCGCGAGCATGTACGGCGGGGACTGCCTATTTCGGTCATCGTGATCGACTTTTTCCATTGGCCGAACCAGGGCGACTGGACGTTCGACGCGGCGTACTGGCCCGACCCGGAAGAGATGGTGCGCGAACTGCGGGAGCTTGGGATCGAGCTGATGGTGTCCGTATGGCCGACCGTGCAGACGGAGAGCGTGAACTACGGCGAAATGGTGGAAAAAGGCTATCTGGTCCGCACCGACCGCGGTATCCGCACGCAGTTCCAGTTTCTCGGGCAAAACGAAATTTTCGACGCCACCCATCCGGAAGCGCGGAAGTTCGTCTGGGAGCAGATCAAACAAAATTACTACGACCGGGGCATCCGGCTGTTCTGGCTGGACGAAGCCGAGCCGGAGTTCGGGGTGTACGACCACGATATTTACCGCTATGACGCGGGTCCCGCGCTGCAGGTCGGCAACTGGTATCCGAGCCAGTACAGCCGCACCTTCTACGAAGGGATGACCGGAGCCGGGCAGGAGAACGTGATCAATCTCGTGCGCAGCGCCTGGGCGGGCAGCCAGCGTTACGGAGCGCTTGCGTGGTCCGGCGATATCGCGTCGACGTTTGAGGTACTGGGCCATCAGGTGCGCGCGGGGCTGAACATGGCGATCGCGGGCATTCCGTGGTGGACGACGGACATCGGCGGCTTCCACGGCGGCAATCCGGACGATCCGGCGTTCCGGGAGTGCATCATCCGCTGGTTCCAGTATGGCACTTTCTGTCCGGTCATGCGGCTGCACGGCGATCGTTCGCCGTACCGCGAAGCGGATACGGGCTTGCCGGGCGGCGGGCTGTGGGGCAGCGGCGCGGACAACGAAGTGTGGAGCTACGGCGACGAAGCGTACGGCATCTTCGGGGAACATATGCGTCTGCGCGAACGGCTGCGTCCTTACCTGACCGAGCAGATGGAAGCCGCGCATCGAAAAGGCACCCCGCCGATGCGCCCGCTGTTCTACGATTTTCCGGACGATTCGGCGGCTTGGGACGTGGACGACCAGTTCATGCTCGGTCCGGACCTGCTGATCGCGCCGATCCTGCAAGCGGACGTCCGCGGACGCGACGTCTATCTGCCGGCCGGAGCGACGTGGACCGACGCGTACAGCGGCGAGACGTTCGACGGCGGCCGGGCGATCTTCGCGGACGCGCCGATCGAGCGGATTCCGGTCTATGTGCGCGACGGGGCGAAGCTGCCGATCCGGGCAAGCGCGGAATAGGGGAAGCGTGAAATAGGAGCAGCGGCGGCGCAGCACGGTCTCGAACGGTCTTTTTGTATCGGAAAAGAAGATCTCTGCACTCTTTCTTTCGCTTATGTTCGTTGATATACTTAGAACGCGCATCGGTCGGACGACCGTTCGGCCAACCAATCGAATGAACCGAGGAGAGAGATCATGACACAGAAGTACAATGTCGAAACGGATCAGGCCAAAAAGTTGTTCATCGCTACCGTCGGCGGATTTTTCCAAATGAGCGACGCGGAAGGTTTTGCCCTCAAGTTTATGCAGGAAGGCAGCCAGATCAAGACGAGCGAGTATACGCTTGTCGTTAACGCCTATGAACTGTCTACCGTTAAGCAGGACCTGCTGGACATGCTGGAACAGGCGTTCCAGATGTACATGACGCTCGGCTTCAAGAACATCTACATGGTCGAATCCAAATCGGCCATTACGAGTATGCAAATCCGCAAAATCGCCGAGAAAACGAACTTCAGCGGCGTATTGGTCAAGAGCATGGACGACGTGAAGTAAACGTTCATAGGCATGCAAAAAAAGCTGTCCCGCGTAACGCCTGGGCGTTCGATGGGGCAGCTTTTTTGATGTTGATGACCGTTATGCTTAGGTTGTCGGGCAGGGATTAGAAGCGGTACAGGCAGGCGCCCATCACGTAGCCGAGCCCGACCGAGCAGATCACGAGCTTGTCGCCCGGCTTGATCCGTCCGCTCTGAAGCGCTTCGTTCAGGGCGAAGATCGGGCCGGTCACGCCGGTATAGCCGTATTTGTCGCCGACGTAGATCTGCTTGCCGGCATCGACGCCGAGCAGGTCCAGCGTCTTGAGGTTCTCGGCGAGCGAGAGCTGCGAGAAGATAAAGTGGTCGACGTCGCCCGGCGCCAGGCCGTGCTTGGAGAGCAGGCCGGTGATCAGTCCCTGCCATTTGGCGGAGAAGAAGCTGACGTCGACTTCTTTGTGGTAGACTCTTTTTTCCGATTCCGGGATCGAAGCGTCGAGCATGCGCGAATGGCCGACGTTCGGGTAGAGCGCCGTATCCGTGATGATCGATTCCGTGTAGAAGTCGGCGTCGACGAAGCCGGTCTGCTGTTCGTCTTCTTCACCGAGTTCGAGCACGATCGCGCCGCCGCCGTCCGCGAACGCGGAGAACATGATCGGCTCTTTGTCGCTGGCCGCTTTGCTGACGGATACGCCGCCGGCGATCAGGGCGTACTTGATGCCTTTGGCTTTCATCAGGATCGAGGCCTGGTCGAGCGCGGAGATGGCCCCGATGCAGTTGGCGTTCATGTCGTAGACGAGATGCGCGTTCGGCGTCTTCAGCCGTTCATGCAGCATGACCGCGTTCGTCGGGTACGTATATTCGGGCGTGTCGGAGATAAACATGATCATCTGGATGTCCGACGGCTGCAGCCCCGAACGCTCAAGCGCCTGCTCGGCCGCGAATTGGGCCATCGTCAGCGAGTTTTCGTCGGGATTGTTGCGGCTGAGGTAACGCGTTTCTTTGCCCAGATGCTCAAGCAGGCGGGTGATATCGTTGTTGTCGCGTTCCATGAAGAAGTTAATGAAGTATTCGTTGTCGAACCGTTCCTGCGGGTGGTACATGCCCGTACTTCGAATCGTGACGGAAAGCTGAGGCGTTTGCAGCATCGTGTCATCTTCTCCCTTATGAATCTGTATATGGACCGAACGGTCAAAGGTCCGGCAATCTATTATCGGTTAAAAAAGAACCAAAATGAAGGGAAACAGATAGACGGAAATGGGATTTCGGCTCAGGGCGAAGTTCGGTTTCCGTTTAGATGCCGTTTAGTTTCCGTTCAGATTCTTTTTGATCTGCTTTTGGTTTTCTTTTAATGAAGGCGGTTGCATCCGGTAAGAATTATCGTTAATATTTAATCGAATGATTAATAGGAGACGAACTTTCTTAGGCGGTCCAAGACGGCGATGGAATAGACCCGCGCGGCGTCGGCCGATCGGCGGAACGTGACGTCCTTCCGAGGAGGATATAGGGATGAAATACCGGAATCTGGGGCGCACCGGCCTCAAAGTCAGCGAGATCGGATTGGGCAGTTGGCTCACCTACGGCACGGCGGCCGAGCAGCAGGCGGCGGACGCGTGCATCGAAGCGGCGTTCGAGCAGGGCATCAACTTTTTCGATACGGCCAATGCGTACAATCGCGGCGAAGGCGAAAAAGCGATAGGTGCGGCGCTTGGCAAATACGAACGTTCGAGCTACGTGCTGAGCACCAAAGTCTTTTTCCCGATGGGCGACGGGCCCAACGACCGCGGATTGTCGCGCAAACATATCATGGAGCAGTGCGAAGCCAGCCTGAAGCGGCTCGGCACCGACTACATCGACGTCTATTTCTGCCATCGCTACGACAGCGACACGCCGGTCGACGAGACGCTGCGCGCGCTCGACGACCTCACGGCGCAGGGCAAAATCCTGTACGCGGGCGTCAGCGAATGGACGGCGGCGCAGATCCAGAGCGCGGCCGGCATCACCGAGCGCCGCAACCTGCGTCCGCTCGCTTCGAACCAGCCGATCTACAATCTGTTCGAGCGGTATATCGAAGACGAAGTGCTGCCCGTCTCGGCCGAAGCCGGACTGGGTCAGGTCGTCTTCTCGCCGCTTGCGCAGGGCATCCTCACCGGCAAATACAAGCCCGGCCAGAAGCCGGCCGCAGGCACGCGCGGCGCGGACGATACCGTCAACCAGGTCATCGGCAGCTATCTGCGCGACGACGTGCTCGGCGTGACGCAGGAGCTGAACGAACTGGCCGGGCAGCTCGGCCTCAAGCTGTCGCAGCTGGCGCTGGCGTGGGTGCTGCGCCAACCGGGCGTCAGCTCCGCGATCATCGGGGCGAGCCGTCCCGGGCAGGTGCGCGAGAATGCCGAAGCTTCCGGCGTTACTTTGAGCGAAGAGACGCTGGCGAAGATCGACGAGCTGATGCAGCCGGTTCAGGACTTTGCGCCGGCGCGCTGAGGCACCGATTTTTTGCCGAAAAATCTGTTGGAAAATCCCGGCCGCGGACGAGATCCGCAGTCGGGGTTTTTTTTGCGAAAAGGATTCATTCCGGGCGGGCAAAAGCAGATATATAAAGAGGAAGAACGAACACGGACCGAGAACCGGACAAAAGGAGACCAAACGGAAATGGGAAAAGGATGGAAGACGCTGCTGGCCTTCGCGCTGACGACGGGATTGATCGCGGGAGGCGCGCTGCCCGGCGCTTCGACGCAGAGAGCGGAAGCGGCTGCGGCGGCGACCAAAACGTACGGCTATTCGGACCCGGCGGCAGGGCGCACTTATGTCCCGCTCCGCGTGCTGAGCACGTTCGCGGGAGCGAAGATTAGCGGCAAGACCGGCAAGGGCAAGCTTGAGATCGTCAAAGGCAAACAGCGGATCACGCTGCACACGGGACGCAAAAAAGCGGAGATCGACGGCAAAAAAGTGCGGATCGACGCGGCGCCTTTTGCTTATGCGGGCGTGACGTACGTGCCGCTCGGCTTCGCCGCGAAGCATCTCGGATTGACGCTCGAATGGAACGATGCGACGTCTTCGATGCACGTCGCAAGCGGCGACAAGGCGATGGATCTGCCGATCATCCGCCGCGGTTCGCTGACCGACCGGCCCGTGAGCTACCGCCAGCAGGTATTCTACGTCGGCGGCGCCGCGATCCGCGCCAACGTCGTCACCGTGCAGCTGATGCATCCGCGGGTATCGCTGGACGCCGCTTTTGCCCATCACAGAGTGGGCACCGTACAGAATCTGAGCGCGATCGCCGCCCAGAACGGCGCGTATGCCGCGATTAACGCGACCTACTTCGACGCGTACAGCTCCGCCGTCTACCGGGCCCCGTACGGCTACCTCGTCAGCAAAGGCGACGTCAAGTTCATCAACGGCGGCACCGATCTCACCGTCTTCGCCTACGACCGGAACCATCTGGCGCGCCTGATTCCGGGCCTTCAGTTCGGCAAAGCCTACGAAGAAGGCCAGGTCGAAGGCGCCGTGCAGGCCGGACCGCGGCTGGTCAACAACGGCCGCATCGCGGTCAACGCGGTCAAGGAAGGCTTCCGCGATCCGAGCATCCTCCGCGGCCGGGCCGCGCGCAGCGCGATCGGCATTACCCGCGACCACAAGCTGATCATGGTCACGCTCCGCCGCTCCAGCATGCCGCAGCTGGCACACATCATGAAGCAGGCCGGCGCGTACCAGGCGATGAACCTGGACGGCGGCGCTTCGAGCGGGCTGTACCTGAACGGCAAATACGTCACCAAGCCGGGCCGCAAAGTAAGCAACGCGCTGCTGGTAAAAGTGAGAAGATAGCCCGATTCGGCGGCGGGCCGGGCGGGACGTCGAACGGCGCCTCTAGCGGCGTGTCGAACAACGTGACCGCCGTACAGGCACACGCAAACAAGGACCTCGGCGAGAGACGCCGACGGTCCTTGTTTTTGTGCGTGCGGAAGCATATCATCCATGCCACGCACCTCATCCATCGCCTATACCGCCTTATTCATGCTTAGCACCGTGTCCCCCACGCCGCACCACCCCTAACGAATCCTCCTATCGCTATTTGCCCGTATTTCGCTATTTTCGCCATCTAACGAATCCTCATATCGTTATTCGCCCGAAATCGCCCGTTTAAGGACGATTCGAGTCCAATAGCGTGATGACGATTCGTTAAAAATCGAAAACGCTCGTTTGCGAACCAATAGCGTGATCACGATTCGTTAGCGAAAGAGTCCAAGCGAGAAGAATATTACCGTTTGCACGCAAAAAAACACCCTGCCGCAGCCGGGGGTGTTTTAATCCTTTTTACTACGATTAGTTACCTACACCGGCTCCACATTGACCGGCTCCGCAATTGTCTATGCCGATTCCGCAATCGCTGCCCGCTCAATCGTTACCGACGCTGCATTGACCGGCTCCACATTGACCGGCCCCGCAATCGTCTATGCCGGCTCCGCAATCGCCGCCCGCTCGTTCGCCGACCCGGCAATCGCTACCGTCTCCACAATCACGGCCCCCGCTGCCTCCGGGCCGCCACCGGCAGCGTCGTTCAGCCGATCGTTTTGCACCACGAGCCAGGTCGTGTACAGCAGCAGCATCAGCACGATCAGGCCGAGCGAGATCAGCGACGCGATATGCTTTTGGCTGCCGGGCACGATTTTCCAGTCCCGGTACAGCAAGTAACCGCGCTGGATCAGCACGAGCGCGAATACGCCGAGCAGCGCCCAGCTGTCTTCGGCGAACAGGACGAGCACCGCGAACAGGCAGGCCAACGCGATCAGGCCAAGCGTATCGAGCAGCGGCGAGTTGGACTTGCGGTTCTTGAACGCTTCTTCGGGCACGAACCATTTTTCCAATACCCATTCTCCGCACACCATGATGATCGCAAGCACGGTCAGAAAAACCATAAATACCGAATCCATGGGAATCCTCCTCTCCAACAGTCTGTTTCTCTTTACATAGACGCTTGAAGAGAGTGAAACGTTTCGCTGAACGCCTACAGAAATTAAAGTCTTTATTCCGAGTATTAATAGCCCTTTAGTCTAATAATTCCGGGACTTTTTGCCGATGAAGACGAGGTACTCATGAAAATTCTTCGGGGATGTGAACGTGATGAAAGATTGGAATCAAATGCGTGCGGAAGATTTGCGTCTCAAAAACCGGCTGGTGTTCTACTCGCTGGCCATTACCGTCCTGCTCGCCCTGCTGATGTACGTCGCGGTCGAGATGGATGCCACAGCGCGGTATATTCTGATCGCCGGCGATCTGGCAAGCGTCGTCGTGGTCGGCATTTTGTATTTCGGTCGCAAGCGGGAAAAAGCGATCGCGTACGTCGCCCTGATCATGCTCGGCGTCACCCATTCGGCCGCCGCGATCATCGTGCCGAGCGTCGTCAACATCGTGCCGGTGTACCTGGTGCTCGTGCTGTCGCTCGTCTACATGCAGCGGGCGCCGCTGTATACCGGCTTCGGCGCCGCCGTTCTGCTGCTGGCCGCGTATATCTACAAAGGCAGCGCCTACGGCATGGAGCGGGACCATATCGTCGCGCATTTGTTCTTCTTCGTCATTATCAGCGTCATCTTGTTCAATTTCCAGCAGATCGCCGACCGCATGTTCCGGCAGCTCGCCGACACGCAGCGGCATACGCAGGAACTGCTGGAGCGCACGGAGCGGCAGGGCGTATCGCTGCGCGAAAACGTCCGCGTCGTCTCGGGCAACATGGAAGCCGTCTCGTCCGGCAGCCAGGAGAACGCCGTCTCGTTCGACGAGATGAATATCGCCGTGCAGGAAGTGACGCAGGGCGCCGTGTCCCAGAGCGAACTGCTGACCGGCGTGACCGACGCGATCCGTCTCAGCGGCGACCAGCTCGGCGGCATGCTGCAATCGCTTGGCCAGCTGCGCGAGCGCAGCGAGACGGCAGCCGATTCTTCGCACCGCGGCGACGAGATCGTCGGCGGGCTGTACCGCCTGATCGGCGAGTTCGAGACGCAGGTGCGCACCGCGGCCGAAGAAGTCAACGGACTGGCCGAGCAGGTCTCGTCTTCGTCGCAGCTGATCGGCACCATTCAGGAGATTTCTTCACAGACGAATCTGCTGTCGCTGAACGCCAGTATCGAAGCGGCGCGTGCCGGCGAATCCGGCCGCGGCTTCGCGGTCGTGGCGGGCGAGATCCGCAAGCTGGCCGACCTGTCCGCCAAGGCGGCGGAGCAGATCTCCGGCAATCTGTCGCTTGTCGGCAGCCATTCCGGCAGTACCCAGCGCAGCATGCAGACGATCGCGGTGCGCATGCAGGAGTGCATGGGCATGGTGGAGGAGACGCGCGACGTGTTCTCGTCGATCCGCTCGTCCGTCGGGGAAGTGAGCGAGTCCGTCAACCGTTACGACGACATGATCGGCACCGTGCGGCTCTCGTCCGAAGAGATCGAGCGCTCGTCGGAGAGCCTGGCCGCGATCAGCGAGCAGTCCACCGCCGCCATGCAGCAGGTGTCCGCGTCGCTAATCGAACTCGTCCGCAAAAACGCCGACATCCTCGAACTTATCCGCCACAACGAAACGGCGCTGCGCAGCATGGCGGCCGAAGCGTCGGAAGACGAAGAGGATCTGCCGCAGGCGCTGCAAGGCTGAGCGAAATAGACACGTTTGTCGGAATAGGAAAAAAGCCCGTTGGCCGGAATATCGGCAGCGGGCTTTTTTTGTCGTAGGTCGGCTCGTGGATCGGCTCGTGGATCGGCTCGTGGAGCGGGTCCGCTCGGAACGCTTGCGCAAGCCCGGCGCAGCCTCGGCTCTTGCCGGCACCTAGCTTCGGCTTCTCGCCGGCGTACTCCCGGGCTCTCACCCACGCATATGCGAGCCTTTAACGGTACTTACCGGTACTTACCGGTACTTACCGGTACTCACCGGCATTCGCCCTGCACCGCCATTTGGCCGTCCGCCCCGATCGTCACCGTCACCGCTCCGCTGAGCGACTCCGTGTAGCCGCAGATCGTGCCGCCGTACGCTTCTCCGCCCGCGCCGACGGCCCGCAGCCCCAGCTCGCCCGCGCCCTGCATCTCAAGCTCCGGACGGATGTTCCGGCTCTCGCCGCTGGGAACGGGGCGGGGATAGGCGTATTTCGCGTCATCTTGTCCGTCGATCCGCAGTTCAATCTCGGTCAGCTCCGCGCCGGATTCGTTATGCAGCGTAACGACAAGCGGACGGAAATCCCGGAGAATCGGGATCAAGACGAACACCGCCAACAAGGCGCCGCCGAGCAGGAGGACCGAGAGCAGCAGAATCAGCGTTTTTTTAAAAGAAAGAGGGTGGCGTTCGCGGTTCGTCGTGCGGTTCATGGCAAATAACCTCCGTCGTCAAAATAAGGGACTTCGCCCCTACCCGGAAGACGGAGGATATCGCGGTTTTGTCGCAGAGCGCCCGGCACGAATATTACGCGTACGTCACCCAGCCGTAGAGTCCGGACAGCAGGCACATCCCGCCGATCCAGCAGAGCGTCACCACATGGCGGCGGGTGTGCGGCAGGTATTTTTTCTCAAGCGCCATTATGGACAGACCGGTCAGCAGAACCAACGCAAACGCGATCAGATCAAACGAAGCCGGCGGAAGCCGCAGTCCGAGCAGCCCCAGCAGCAGCGCGATCGCGAGCAGCGTGATGCCGTAAACGTAACGCTTGAGACGCGGCACGTCCGTCAGCCTGCGCCGATCCGCACCCGTGACGATAAGATCGGCGACGACGAAGTTCAGCAGCAGGAGAAGCAGCGTATTGCCGAGCAGAATGATCGGAAACGTGGTTGGGTTCATGGGGTTGCTCCTTTCGGCGGTTCAACTGATCACATCGCTTGCATGGAAAAAGACCGCCAGTCCGATCATCAGCACCGCCATAATGGCGCACAGCCGGTGTTCCCTCGTCTCCGGCACGTATTTGCGGTCTATGAGAGCAAACAGAATCATCGACAGCGCGAGCAGGCCGAGCGCCGGCACCCACGTCGGTCGTTCAAGCGACCGCATCAGCAGCACAAAGCAGGGTACGCCGGGCAGAGAAGCCGCCGCCGTCAGCCCGTAGTAAGTCTTTTTGACGCGGTCATGTTCAAAAGTCGGCTTGCCCCGCACGATCCACATCCGAAGCAGCGAAGCGGTAATCGTCAGCAGACCGAGAACGAGAACGATAGGGGATTGCATCGCGTTCAGCCTCCTTGGCAGATTAGCTCACAGATACAGCGGATAAATTACAAAGTAGCCGGCCATGACGACGACCGTCACCGCGAACGACAGCAGCGTGGCGAGATGTCTTCGGGTATTCGGCAAATATTTGCGCTCCAGCCACGCTTGCGAGAGACCGAACAGCGCCACGATGCCCAGCGCCGCGATCAGGAAGTAAGGTCGGTCCTCAGCGTAGATAAGCAGAAACGCCAACGCCGCCGCCAGCACCAGATTGATGCCAAACGCATACAGCTTCGGTGCCATCCGCTCCAGAT
This genomic window contains:
- a CDS encoding 3-oxoacyl-[acyl-carrier-protein] synthase III C-terminal domain-containing protein; this encodes MLQTPQLSVTIRSTGMYHPQERFDNEYFINFFMERDNNDITRLLEHLGKETRYLSRNNPDENSLTMAQFAAEQALERSGLQPSDIQMIMFISDTPEYTYPTNAVMLHERLKTPNAHLVYDMNANCIGAISALDQASILMKAKGIKYALIAGGVSVSKAASDKEPIMFSAFADGGGAIVLELGEEDEQQTGFVDADFYTESIITDTALYPNVGHSRMLDASIPESEKRVYHKEVDVSFFSAKWQGLITGLLSKHGLAPGDVDHFIFSQLSLAENLKTLDLLGVDAGKQIYVGDKYGYTGVTGPIFALNEALQSGRIKPGDKLVICSVGLGYVMGACLYRF
- a CDS encoding aldo/keto reductase family protein, whose amino-acid sequence is MKYRNLGRTGLKVSEIGLGSWLTYGTAAEQQAADACIEAAFEQGINFFDTANAYNRGEGEKAIGAALGKYERSSYVLSTKVFFPMGDGPNDRGLSRKHIMEQCEASLKRLGTDYIDVYFCHRYDSDTPVDETLRALDDLTAQGKILYAGVSEWTAAQIQSAAGITERRNLRPLASNQPIYNLFERYIEDEVLPVSAEAGLGQVVFSPLAQGILTGKYKPGQKPAAGTRGADDTVNQVIGSYLRDDVLGVTQELNELAGQLGLKLSQLALAWVLRQPGVSSAIIGASRPGQVRENAEASGVTLSEETLAKIDELMQPVQDFAPAR
- a CDS encoding phosphodiester glycosidase family protein → MGKGWKTLLAFALTTGLIAGGALPGASTQRAEAAAAATKTYGYSDPAAGRTYVPLRVLSTFAGAKISGKTGKGKLEIVKGKQRITLHTGRKKAEIDGKKVRIDAAPFAYAGVTYVPLGFAAKHLGLTLEWNDATSSMHVASGDKAMDLPIIRRGSLTDRPVSYRQQVFYVGGAAIRANVVTVQLMHPRVSLDAAFAHHRVGTVQNLSAIAAQNGAYAAINATYFDAYSSAVYRAPYGYLVSKGDVKFINGGTDLTVFAYDRNHLARLIPGLQFGKAYEEGQVEGAVQAGPRLVNNGRIAVNAVKEGFRDPSILRGRAARSAIGITRDHKLIMVTLRRSSMPQLAHIMKQAGAYQAMNLDGGASSGLYLNGKYVTKPGRKVSNALLVKVRR
- a CDS encoding TIM-barrel domain-containing protein — protein: MLQAQERALIWTYDHETLRIEPWGPNAFRVRASKDRLHDDDWALLPAGEPAANASVTVSADGRSATIVNGKIRADVERDGRITFTDESGKVLLKETQKTYQLKSGGRDIVPIPGTRDFEVTLRFESHPDEKLFGMGQYQQSLLNLKGCRLELTHRNSQTSVPFLLSDRGYGMLWHNPAIGQASFNVNVTEWAAKSTKQLDYWIVAGDTPAQIEEAYADATGKVPMMPDYAMGFWQCKLRYRSQEELLGVAREHVRRGLPISVIVIDFFHWPNQGDWTFDAAYWPDPEEMVRELRELGIELMVSVWPTVQTESVNYGEMVEKGYLVRTDRGIRTQFQFLGQNEIFDATHPEARKFVWEQIKQNYYDRGIRLFWLDEAEPEFGVYDHDIYRYDAGPALQVGNWYPSQYSRTFYEGMTGAGQENVINLVRSAWAGSQRYGALAWSGDIASTFEVLGHQVRAGLNMAIAGIPWWTTDIGGFHGGNPDDPAFRECIIRWFQYGTFCPVMRLHGDRSPYREADTGLPGGGLWGSGADNEVWSYGDEAYGIFGEHMRLRERLRPYLTEQMEAAHRKGTPPMRPLFYDFPDDSAAWDVDDQFMLGPDLLIAPILQADVRGRDVYLPAGATWTDAYSGETFDGGRAIFADAPIERIPVYVRDGAKLPIRASAE
- a CDS encoding methyl-accepting chemotaxis protein — translated: MKDWNQMRAEDLRLKNRLVFYSLAITVLLALLMYVAVEMDATARYILIAGDLASVVVVGILYFGRKREKAIAYVALIMLGVTHSAAAIIVPSVVNIVPVYLVLVLSLVYMQRAPLYTGFGAAVLLLAAYIYKGSAYGMERDHIVAHLFFFVIISVILFNFQQIADRMFRQLADTQRHTQELLERTERQGVSLRENVRVVSGNMEAVSSGSQENAVSFDEMNIAVQEVTQGAVSQSELLTGVTDAIRLSGDQLGGMLQSLGQLRERSETAADSSHRGDEIVGGLYRLIGEFETQVRTAAEEVNGLAEQVSSSSQLIGTIQEISSQTNLLSLNASIEAARAGESGRGFAVVAGEIRKLADLSAKAAEQISGNLSLVGSHSGSTQRSMQTIAVRMQECMGMVEETRDVFSSIRSSVGEVSESVNRYDDMIGTVRLSSEEIERSSESLAAISEQSTAAMQQVSASLIELVRKNADILELIRHNETALRSMAAEASEDEEDLPQALQG
- a CDS encoding DUF4181 domain-containing protein, with translation MQNYSGLILLLFVGAARLFFIWKIVRGEDRRSLMDLERMAPKLYAFGINLVLAAALAFLLIYAEDRPYFLIAALGIVALFGLSQAWLERKYLPNTRRHLATLLSFAVTVVVMAGYFVIYPLYL